From a single Gimesia fumaroli genomic region:
- a CDS encoding M20/M25/M40 family metallo-hydrolase yields the protein MSVLKTNRTPNRFIAGFCFLSLLGLAVGMSFLTPQVWGETNAKTAKSNAKAASNSASGQRMLDAIKYLASDELEGRGVDTRGINLAAEYIGKEFKAAGLNVQAVNESAFQKFTINTGSKLGPTNELQLTGPDGKTIPLVYDKDFRSCSFGGSGKFDAEVVFCGYGIDAKDVKYSDYAGVDVKDKVVIIMRRTPQQGDKTSPFAGAHGISRYAALRYKVSTAFGKGAKAILFVNDHYSTQENKKEAKELEEDAVEELITATENWEKAKDGKQAEADRELKKALHSVQQTRKRLKEGKFDELMKFGYAGSGDGRSIPIAHISIEKCNELFKDAGKPTLQELESQIDADLKPESFALPKWKAKGEISVKQIRTEIKNVIGVLEGKGPHADETIVIGAHYDHVGYGGEGSLAPGSTDVHNGADDNASGTVALIELARKLAARKTPLPRRLVFIAFTGEERGLIGSAHYVKNPLFDIKNTVAMLNMDMVGRLKDDKLTVFGTGTAPRWNKLVKETAKAYDLKLSLKPEGFGPSDHSSFYGKQIPVLHLFTGTHSDYHRPSDDWDKINIPGMERVIGFLEEIAIATAENPKRPEYVKIERPAATMRSGNRPYFGSIPDFGGEGPGYHISGASPGSPADKAGLKAGDAIIKMGKTKIGGLDDFDLALRMFSPGEEVEVTVMRDGKRVKLKVKLGKPK from the coding sequence ATGTCTGTTTTGAAAACCAATCGAACTCCGAATCGTTTCATTGCCGGATTTTGTTTTCTGAGCTTACTCGGATTAGCAGTGGGCATGTCGTTTCTCACTCCCCAAGTCTGGGGCGAGACAAACGCGAAGACAGCCAAATCGAACGCAAAAGCAGCCTCGAATTCGGCAAGTGGACAGCGGATGCTGGATGCAATCAAATATCTGGCTTCAGATGAACTGGAAGGACGCGGCGTTGACACTCGCGGCATCAATCTGGCCGCAGAGTATATTGGGAAAGAGTTCAAAGCCGCCGGCCTGAATGTACAAGCAGTCAATGAGAGTGCCTTCCAGAAGTTTACGATCAATACCGGCAGTAAACTGGGCCCGACGAATGAACTCCAGTTAACAGGCCCCGATGGGAAAACGATTCCGCTGGTCTACGATAAAGACTTTCGCTCCTGCTCATTTGGAGGTTCCGGGAAGTTTGATGCGGAAGTGGTTTTCTGCGGATATGGAATTGACGCGAAAGATGTAAAATACAGTGATTACGCTGGTGTCGATGTCAAAGACAAGGTGGTGATCATCATGCGCCGCACGCCGCAACAGGGTGATAAAACCAGTCCCTTTGCCGGTGCGCATGGAATCTCGCGCTACGCGGCATTGCGGTATAAAGTCAGCACAGCGTTTGGAAAAGGCGCCAAAGCCATTTTATTCGTCAACGATCACTATTCGACCCAAGAAAACAAAAAAGAAGCAAAAGAACTTGAGGAAGACGCGGTGGAAGAGCTGATCACCGCTACTGAGAACTGGGAAAAAGCCAAAGATGGCAAACAGGCCGAAGCAGACCGGGAACTGAAAAAAGCCTTGCACAGCGTTCAGCAGACGCGCAAACGTTTGAAAGAAGGCAAATTTGACGAGCTCATGAAATTTGGTTACGCCGGTAGCGGCGACGGACGTTCGATTCCCATCGCGCACATTTCCATCGAAAAATGTAACGAGCTGTTCAAAGACGCCGGTAAACCAACACTGCAGGAACTCGAAAGTCAGATTGACGCTGATCTCAAACCGGAAAGCTTTGCTCTCCCAAAGTGGAAAGCCAAAGGGGAAATCTCGGTTAAGCAGATTCGGACAGAAATCAAAAACGTGATCGGTGTGCTGGAAGGTAAAGGGCCTCACGCAGACGAAACGATTGTGATTGGCGCCCATTATGACCACGTCGGCTATGGTGGCGAAGGTTCTCTCGCTCCCGGTTCAACCGATGTCCATAACGGAGCCGACGACAACGCATCCGGTACAGTCGCGCTGATTGAACTGGCACGTAAGCTGGCAGCCCGCAAAACACCACTTCCAAGGCGTCTGGTTTTCATCGCGTTTACCGGTGAAGAACGAGGACTGATCGGGTCGGCTCATTATGTCAAGAATCCTCTGTTTGATATCAAGAACACGGTCGCCATGCTTAACATGGATATGGTCGGTCGCCTGAAAGACGATAAACTGACGGTGTTCGGAACAGGTACTGCCCCCCGCTGGAACAAGCTGGTAAAAGAGACCGCCAAAGCCTATGACCTGAAACTTTCACTCAAGCCGGAAGGCTTCGGCCCCAGTGACCACAGCTCCTTTTATGGAAAACAGATCCCCGTTCTCCACCTGTTTACAGGAACACACAGCGACTATCACCGCCCCTCAGATGACTGGGACAAAATCAATATCCCCGGCATGGAGCGAGTTATCGGATTCCTGGAAGAAATCGCGATTGCGACAGCAGAAAACCCCAAACGGCCTGAGTACGTCAAAATTGAACGTCCCGCTGCCACCATGCGGTCGGGCAATCGTCCTTACTTTGGCAGTATCCCTGACTTTGGCGGTGAAGGTCCCGGGTATCACATTTCCGGTGCTTCTCCGGGTAGTCCTGCGGATAAAGCCGGCCTGAAAGCCGGTGATGCCATCATCAAAATGGGGAAGACCAAAATCGGAGGCCTCGATGATTTCGATCTCGCATTGCGCATGTTTTCGCCCGGCGAAGAAGTCGAAGTCACGGTGATGCGCGACGGAAAACGAGTGAAGCTGAAGGTCAAACTGGGCAAACCCAAATAA
- a CDS encoding efflux RND transporter permease subunit: MNLINAIVHNPVKVTVGVLMTVLFGLVALIRMPMQLTPEVQRPTITVETRWPGASPQEVEREIVLEQEEQLKSVEGITKLSSESADSKGSITLEFLVGTNMDEALLKVNSRLQQVPEYPEDADQPIISTANAADRPIAWFILSSRLPSDEKIVTFQKAHPELKEQLDIIRNTPNPGLAMLRLRLLAQEYPEVRGGILPDEDLEVTKLRRFAEDEIEARFERVSGVSQSNVLGGLEDELQVVVDSEQLAARQLTIADVRRVLRGQNADTSAGDFWEGKRRWVVRTLGQFRNIEEVENQLLAVRDGAPVYVRDVAEVRLGYKKPDGLVRRFGESSIAINCVRETGANVLDIMDGLRVAVQDIDENILKPRGLQLVQVYDETDYIYSSVDLVKNNIFIGGALTMIVLMSFLHLGVRTLLVVPLIIITAVAATFISPWFFVVSLAFIIGAGFWFARGALVVGLAIPTSIIGTFLILGALGRSLNVISLAGLAFAVGMLVDNAVVVLENIFRRYSLGESPFQAAIKGTQEVWGAVLASTLTTIAVFLPVVFIQEEAGQLFQDIALAISAAVGLSLVVSMTLISTASARLLHKREGQDLEDVHAVSQEQAETDAAVKKNWLHRTLVGPIEGAGAAFVRMVVGVNHWIQSGLIRRLLVVGLLVGAAVGISWQLWPKVEYLPTGNRNLIFAILLPPPGYNLNQLMELGESVETDLRPYWDVDPNSEEAKKLDYPVIGDFFFVARGRQVFMGIRAFDSQRVGELIPLVQKAGMKLPGTFAVAKQSSLFERGLTGGRTIEVEIIGPDLQKLVGMGGQVLGQVKQMIPEAQVRPIPSLDLSSPEVHIQPKLVQAAEMGVSSADLGYTANALIDGAFAGDYYLGGDKIDLTIVGQSRHIQNTQDVKALSVATPMGSLVPLEALADVKITSGPEQVNHRERQRAITIEVSPPEAMALEDAMSQIQSEIVQPMRENGQLAGGYRIVLSGTADKLRDTWAALEFNVILALMITYLLMAALFESWLYPFVIIFSVPLGAVGGILGLSVLNLFMLQTLDVLTMLGFVILIGTVVNNPILIIHQSLNHINEDHMTPREAILESIRTRIRPIFMTTTTTVLGLLPLVLFPGSGSELYRGLGSVVLGGLIVSTLFTLVLVPTLFSLTMDAKQWGLNLLRPGVVKQTKPNAPPVEVEKQENVTV; the protein is encoded by the coding sequence ATGAATTTGATTAATGCCATTGTGCACAATCCGGTAAAAGTGACCGTCGGTGTGTTAATGACCGTTCTGTTCGGACTGGTGGCACTCATCCGCATGCCGATGCAATTAACGCCCGAGGTTCAGAGACCGACGATTACTGTGGAAACGCGCTGGCCGGGAGCCAGTCCCCAGGAAGTCGAACGTGAAATTGTTCTGGAACAGGAAGAGCAGCTGAAAAGTGTCGAGGGAATTACCAAACTGAGTTCGGAAAGTGCTGATTCCAAAGGCTCGATCACGTTGGAATTTCTGGTCGGGACGAATATGGACGAAGCCTTACTGAAAGTGAATTCTCGTCTGCAGCAGGTGCCGGAATATCCGGAAGATGCCGATCAGCCGATTATCAGCACCGCGAATGCTGCCGACCGACCAATTGCCTGGTTCATTCTCAGCAGCCGCTTACCGTCTGATGAAAAAATTGTCACATTTCAGAAAGCGCATCCCGAATTAAAAGAACAGCTGGATATTATTCGGAATACCCCCAACCCGGGGTTAGCGATGTTGCGGTTGAGACTATTGGCACAGGAGTACCCCGAAGTCAGAGGGGGCATCTTACCCGATGAAGACCTTGAAGTAACGAAGCTGCGTCGCTTTGCAGAAGATGAAATCGAAGCTCGTTTTGAACGTGTTTCCGGTGTCTCCCAGTCGAATGTATTAGGGGGGCTGGAAGATGAATTACAGGTCGTGGTCGATTCGGAACAACTGGCTGCACGGCAATTAACGATTGCTGATGTGCGTAGGGTGTTGCGAGGCCAGAATGCAGATACGTCTGCCGGTGACTTCTGGGAAGGCAAGCGACGCTGGGTCGTGCGAACGCTGGGCCAGTTTCGCAATATAGAAGAAGTGGAAAATCAACTCTTGGCAGTTCGCGATGGTGCCCCCGTTTATGTTCGGGATGTCGCGGAAGTCCGTTTGGGATATAAGAAGCCCGATGGTCTGGTGCGGCGGTTTGGTGAATCAAGTATTGCAATTAACTGCGTTCGGGAAACCGGCGCCAACGTGTTAGATATTATGGATGGTTTGCGTGTCGCTGTTCAGGATATTGATGAGAATATTCTCAAGCCGCGCGGCTTACAGTTAGTTCAGGTTTATGACGAAACCGACTATATCTATTCTTCGGTTGATCTGGTGAAGAACAACATTTTCATCGGTGGGGCGCTCACGATGATTGTGTTGATGTCGTTCCTGCATCTGGGAGTCCGCACGCTGCTGGTCGTACCGTTGATCATTATCACTGCGGTTGCAGCGACATTTATTTCTCCCTGGTTTTTTGTCGTCAGTCTGGCATTCATTATTGGAGCCGGGTTCTGGTTTGCCCGTGGTGCCCTGGTGGTGGGTTTGGCGATTCCCACCAGTATTATTGGTACGTTCCTGATTTTGGGCGCATTGGGACGCTCCTTAAACGTAATCAGTCTGGCTGGTTTGGCCTTTGCAGTCGGGATGCTCGTTGATAATGCCGTGGTGGTGCTGGAAAATATTTTCCGTCGTTATTCTTTGGGAGAATCACCGTTTCAGGCGGCAATTAAAGGGACACAAGAAGTCTGGGGGGCCGTACTGGCATCAACCCTGACGACGATTGCAGTCTTTTTACCAGTCGTTTTTATCCAGGAAGAAGCAGGTCAGTTGTTTCAGGATATTGCTTTAGCCATTAGTGCTGCAGTGGGACTTTCGCTGGTGGTTTCCATGACCCTGATCTCAACCGCGTCTGCACGTTTATTGCATAAGCGAGAGGGGCAGGACCTTGAAGATGTTCATGCCGTTTCCCAGGAACAAGCCGAGACTGATGCGGCTGTGAAGAAGAACTGGTTGCATCGCACACTGGTCGGCCCGATCGAAGGGGCTGGCGCTGCGTTTGTCCGTATGGTTGTTGGTGTGAATCACTGGATTCAGAGTGGTTTGATCCGACGGTTGCTGGTCGTGGGACTACTTGTTGGCGCTGCCGTTGGTATCAGTTGGCAGTTATGGCCGAAAGTAGAATATCTGCCGACCGGGAACCGCAATTTGATTTTTGCGATACTCCTGCCACCCCCCGGATACAACCTCAACCAGTTAATGGAACTGGGAGAGAGTGTGGAAACTGATTTACGGCCTTATTGGGATGTGGACCCCAATAGTGAGGAAGCGAAAAAACTGGACTATCCGGTGATTGGCGATTTCTTTTTCGTTGCCCGGGGACGTCAGGTCTTTATGGGGATTCGTGCCTTTGATTCACAACGCGTGGGCGAGCTAATCCCGCTCGTTCAGAAAGCGGGTATGAAATTACCTGGTACGTTTGCGGTGGCAAAGCAGTCGAGTCTATTCGAACGGGGATTGACCGGCGGACGTACGATTGAAGTTGAAATCATTGGCCCTGATTTACAAAAACTGGTTGGTATGGGAGGTCAGGTTCTGGGGCAAGTGAAACAGATGATTCCCGAAGCGCAGGTTCGCCCGATTCCCAGCCTGGACCTTTCCAGTCCGGAAGTTCATATTCAGCCCAAACTGGTTCAAGCAGCCGAAATGGGCGTCAGCAGCGCTGACCTGGGTTATACCGCAAATGCGTTGATTGATGGTGCATTTGCTGGCGACTATTATCTGGGAGGCGATAAAATTGATTTGACAATCGTCGGACAATCCCGGCACATTCAAAATACGCAGGATGTCAAAGCGCTTTCTGTCGCGACGCCGATGGGTTCGCTCGTTCCTTTGGAAGCGTTGGCCGATGTGAAAATAACCAGTGGCCCGGAACAGGTGAATCATCGCGAGCGTCAACGAGCGATTACGATTGAAGTCTCTCCGCCTGAAGCAATGGCATTGGAAGATGCGATGAGCCAGATTCAGTCGGAAATTGTGCAGCCGATGCGCGAAAATGGCCAGCTTGCGGGCGGCTATCGCATTGTGTTATCGGGGACCGCTGACAAATTACGTGATACCTGGGCGGCACTTGAATTTAATGTGATTCTGGCGCTGATGATCACTTATCTGCTCATGGCTGCTTTGTTTGAATCGTGGTTGTATCCGTTCGTGATTATTTTCAGTGTTCCATTAGGGGCTGTCGGCGGAATTCTGGGGCTGAGTGTGTTGAATCTGTTTATGCTGCAGACCTTGGATGTGCTCACCATGCTGGGATTTGTAATTTTGATCGGAACTGTGGTGAATAACCCGATTTTGATTATTCACCAGTCTCTGAACCATATTAACGAAGACCATATGACGCCGCGGGAAGCGATTTTGGAAAGTATCCGAACCCGAATTCGACCGATTTTCATGACGACCACAACCACAGTCCTCGGATTGTTACCACTGGTTCTCTTTCCGGGGTCGGGGAGTGAATTATATCGCGGACTGGGAAGTGTGGTACTGGGGGGACTGATTGTCTCAACTCTGTTTACGTTAGTGCTGGTGCCGACTTTATTCAGTTTAACGATGGATGCCAAGCAATGGGGCTTGAATCTACTCAGGCCTGGTGTCGTAAAACAGACGAAACCAAATGCACCACCCGTTGAGGTTGAAAAGCAGGAGAATGTCACCGTTTAA
- a CDS encoding FG-GAP-like repeat-containing protein, giving the protein MSILIRVFSIIAILLMLGVAIFFSGLFDPDPDAIYQRASKAVRNQDDQEAKRQIERLLETPSHQVDAAMLGAEIALKSGDFKEAIRYYDYVPDSASRESFKARSRSGDLFLFELKQLSAAQDELHRVLESHPDEETVLQRLSFIYGLTSRGWQAIPFRLKLMQQDKIDALLVYLLSMGDRSLENPQLLTEYEKGKPDDPLVQLGLARMEVDQQKYAAAKIRLQKLISIQPELSQAHALLGKILLNAGNTDEFLNWQNSLSDQDRQLPDVWGIEGQWYQKQGNRQSAILCYGEALRRDAANSIACYQLGQLLLQEGKKAEAERLLKYSKKLQTYEGLVKVAYGDKDLAAAQKAVLLAQELGLVWEAYGWSRAVLVLNPQLDWAFQVKQELEPQLAELKLTRVVDEKNPVKGLNLPGLGAKSKHEAESATSSKGNRQIESSISFEDVTARAGIAFQYFNGQNWPENHHKMYEFTGGGVGVLDFNSDGWPDLYLTQGANWPVDEQQFLYRDRLYLNSGNGTFQDVTTQAGLNESRFSQGVSIGDVNNDGFADIYVGNIGLNRLYLNNGDGTYTETDQAQGTADQWTTSCLVADLNGDSAPEIYAVNYLMGADVFDRVCKNADGSERSCMPLNFPAAQDQLFANQQNGQFQNVTSSSGIEVPEGKGLGIIAADLHGTGYLDLFIANDAVANFYFVNQGTKQPTFTEQALLSGLALNAEGRTEACMGIAAGDANADGLLDLYVTNYYRETNTFYKQVSPDSFVDETQAARMADSTTYKLGFGTQFLDADLDGLLDLLIVNGHVEDLTAQDLPYQMQPQFMKNQGQGQFQELKPTELGTFFQTPRLGRGLARLDWNRDGLEEAAVSSLDQPFVLLENLTQNHGHRLVVRLTGTKSSRDAIGTTVRVKTKGQTLVRQLTAGDGYFASNQRTLVFGLGDAKQIESLEVTWPSGVHQLFEGGVADQEVHLIEGQPEHFHIRSLN; this is encoded by the coding sequence GTGAGTATTTTGATTCGTGTTTTCAGTATCATCGCGATACTCCTGATGCTGGGAGTGGCGATCTTTTTTTCGGGACTATTTGATCCGGATCCGGATGCCATTTACCAAAGGGCTTCAAAAGCCGTTCGTAATCAAGACGACCAGGAAGCAAAACGGCAGATAGAAAGACTGCTGGAAACCCCCTCGCATCAAGTGGACGCGGCGATGCTGGGGGCTGAAATTGCTCTCAAATCTGGAGATTTCAAAGAAGCGATTCGCTACTACGACTATGTTCCCGATAGTGCAAGTCGTGAATCGTTCAAGGCCCGGAGCCGTTCGGGAGACTTGTTTTTGTTCGAGTTGAAACAACTCTCTGCTGCACAGGACGAGTTACACCGAGTTCTTGAATCGCACCCAGATGAAGAGACCGTGCTGCAACGACTGTCCTTTATTTATGGGCTCACGTCGCGCGGCTGGCAAGCCATTCCGTTTCGGTTAAAACTGATGCAGCAGGATAAAATTGATGCACTACTGGTGTATCTGTTGTCTATGGGAGATCGTTCACTGGAAAATCCCCAGTTACTCACAGAGTATGAGAAGGGAAAGCCGGACGATCCACTGGTGCAACTCGGACTGGCGCGGATGGAAGTTGACCAGCAAAAGTACGCGGCAGCAAAAATACGGTTACAGAAACTGATCTCGATTCAACCTGAATTGAGTCAGGCCCATGCACTGTTAGGAAAAATTCTGTTGAATGCCGGGAACACTGATGAGTTCTTGAACTGGCAGAATTCACTGTCTGATCAGGATCGTCAGCTTCCGGATGTCTGGGGGATAGAAGGGCAGTGGTATCAAAAGCAAGGGAACAGGCAGTCAGCCATACTTTGTTATGGAGAAGCGCTCAGACGCGATGCTGCGAATTCGATAGCCTGCTATCAACTGGGCCAATTATTATTGCAGGAAGGAAAAAAAGCAGAAGCCGAACGATTGTTAAAGTATTCGAAAAAACTACAGACGTATGAAGGGCTGGTGAAAGTTGCCTATGGTGACAAGGATTTAGCAGCGGCTCAAAAAGCAGTCTTGCTGGCACAGGAACTGGGACTGGTGTGGGAAGCCTATGGCTGGAGCCGGGCGGTCTTAGTACTTAACCCCCAATTAGACTGGGCGTTTCAAGTGAAACAGGAGTTGGAGCCTCAATTGGCAGAACTAAAGCTAACCCGGGTGGTTGATGAAAAAAATCCTGTTAAAGGATTGAATTTGCCAGGTTTGGGGGCCAAGTCAAAACATGAAGCTGAAAGTGCGACTTCCAGCAAAGGGAACAGGCAGATCGAGTCCAGCATCTCATTTGAAGATGTGACCGCTCGTGCCGGGATTGCATTTCAATATTTTAATGGGCAGAACTGGCCTGAGAATCATCATAAAATGTATGAGTTTACCGGGGGGGGAGTCGGAGTACTCGACTTCAACTCCGATGGCTGGCCTGATTTATATTTGACACAGGGAGCGAACTGGCCTGTGGATGAACAGCAGTTTCTCTATCGCGACCGTCTGTATTTGAATTCTGGAAATGGTACCTTTCAGGATGTGACAACACAGGCTGGCTTGAATGAATCTCGATTCAGTCAGGGAGTCTCAATCGGCGATGTGAACAATGACGGGTTTGCTGATATTTACGTTGGCAATATTGGTCTGAATCGCCTGTACCTCAATAATGGAGATGGGACTTATACCGAAACAGACCAGGCACAGGGAACCGCCGATCAGTGGACGACCAGTTGTCTCGTTGCTGATTTGAACGGCGATAGCGCACCGGAAATCTATGCCGTCAATTATTTGATGGGCGCTGATGTCTTTGACCGCGTCTGCAAAAATGCCGATGGCTCAGAGCGTTCCTGCATGCCTTTAAATTTTCCTGCCGCGCAGGATCAACTCTTTGCCAATCAACAAAACGGACAATTTCAAAATGTTACGTCATCTTCAGGGATCGAGGTCCCGGAGGGAAAGGGATTAGGCATCATCGCTGCGGACCTGCATGGCACTGGGTATCTTGATCTCTTCATTGCCAATGACGCGGTTGCGAATTTTTACTTCGTCAATCAAGGCACAAAACAGCCGACATTTACAGAGCAGGCACTGTTATCTGGCCTGGCACTCAATGCAGAGGGGAGAACGGAAGCCTGTATGGGAATTGCCGCCGGTGATGCCAATGCCGATGGACTACTGGATCTCTATGTCACAAATTATTATCGCGAAACAAATACGTTTTATAAACAGGTGAGTCCCGACTCATTTGTTGATGAAACCCAGGCGGCGCGGATGGCAGATTCGACTACTTACAAATTAGGCTTTGGAACGCAGTTTCTCGATGCCGACCTCGATGGCCTGCTGGATTTATTGATCGTGAATGGGCATGTGGAAGATTTAACGGCCCAGGATCTTCCTTACCAGATGCAGCCGCAGTTCATGAAAAACCAGGGGCAAGGGCAATTTCAGGAGTTGAAACCAACCGAGCTCGGCACGTTCTTTCAAACCCCACGACTGGGCAGGGGATTGGCGCGGTTGGACTGGAATCGTGATGGATTAGAAGAAGCAGCGGTTTCGAGTCTCGACCAACCTTTTGTGTTGTTAGAAAATTTAACACAAAATCACGGACATCGCCTGGTGGTCCGATTGACGGGAACAAAATCGAGCCGGGATGCGATTGGTACAACTGTTCGTGTCAAAACCAAAGGCCAGACTCTGGTTCGACAGTTGACGGCCGGTGATGGGTACTTCGCAAGTAATCAGCGGACGCTTGTCTTTGGATTGGGAGATGCTAAGCAGATTGAATCACTCGAAGTGACCTGGCCTTCCGGAGTGCACCAACTGTTTGAGGGGGGCGTTGCTGATCAGGAAGTCCATTTAATCGAAGGTCAGCCGGAACATTTCCACATTCGATCTCTGAATTGA
- a CDS encoding efflux RND transporter periplasmic adaptor subunit: MRVATSLVASICVCALFSGQLMAQRGPATVGVAEIIERETASGQTFVGTVLPIKRSAIGSAVGGRVAEFPVNEGDFVRAKQPLAQLLTNTINLEVDAEKAELDLRKHELAELENGSRPDEIKRAKALMQAAKADSEYQQKRRKRLESLYARKAVNDDDIQQVVSESIRAEELYQEAQAAYELAVEGPRKEKIAQAKSQVAIQQALVDKLESQVVKHTIITPFDGYVVAEHTEVGQWVNSGELVAEVIALGEVDVRVQVLENHVPHVRLGMEVRVEVPAIPEQVFTGTVVMIIPQADVRARTFPVKVRIKNTITKDGPLLKSGMLARAVLPTGAKQMALLVSKDALVLGGPTPMIYVVDPSPDKKNYGKARPVPVQVGVANGRLIQVKGNLKRGEHVVIRGNERLRPGQDVVITEVMSPDAEPKTKAINTDG, translated from the coding sequence ATGAGAGTAGCAACCAGTCTTGTTGCATCGATTTGTGTGTGTGCTCTGTTCTCAGGGCAACTCATGGCACAGCGCGGTCCGGCGACTGTGGGGGTGGCAGAAATTATTGAGCGTGAGACCGCATCGGGGCAGACGTTTGTGGGGACCGTTTTGCCGATCAAACGCAGCGCCATCGGGTCTGCTGTTGGAGGGCGGGTTGCTGAGTTTCCGGTAAACGAAGGGGACTTCGTTCGAGCGAAACAACCGCTGGCACAGTTGTTGACAAATACGATCAATCTCGAAGTTGACGCGGAGAAAGCCGAACTGGATTTGCGGAAACACGAGCTGGCGGAACTTGAGAACGGCTCACGTCCTGATGAAATTAAAAGGGCCAAAGCACTAATGCAGGCTGCGAAAGCGGATAGTGAATATCAGCAGAAACGTCGCAAACGACTGGAATCGTTGTATGCAAGAAAAGCTGTGAATGACGACGACATTCAACAGGTGGTTTCCGAATCGATCCGTGCAGAAGAATTATATCAGGAAGCACAGGCCGCTTATGAGCTGGCGGTAGAAGGGCCCCGTAAGGAGAAAATTGCCCAGGCAAAGTCCCAGGTCGCCATTCAACAGGCTTTAGTAGATAAACTTGAAAGTCAGGTCGTCAAGCATACGATCATCACCCCCTTTGATGGATACGTGGTCGCAGAACACACAGAAGTCGGTCAATGGGTCAATTCAGGAGAGCTGGTTGCAGAAGTCATCGCGCTCGGCGAAGTGGATGTTCGGGTTCAGGTTCTGGAAAATCATGTGCCTCATGTACGATTAGGGATGGAAGTTCGCGTGGAAGTTCCCGCGATACCGGAACAGGTTTTTACCGGCACCGTTGTGATGATCATACCTCAGGCCGATGTCCGCGCCCGAACTTTTCCAGTTAAGGTGCGAATAAAAAATACGATTACAAAAGATGGTCCGTTGTTAAAATCAGGGATGTTGGCACGGGCCGTACTGCCAACTGGTGCTAAACAAATGGCACTGCTGGTTTCCAAGGATGCGCTGGTTCTGGGAGGCCCTACTCCCATGATCTATGTTGTGGATCCGAGTCCTGATAAGAAAAATTATGGGAAAGCCCGCCCAGTTCCTGTTCAGGTAGGAGTTGCCAATGGACGGCTGATCCAGGTCAAAGGAAACCTGAAACGAGGTGAGCATGTTGTCATTCGGGGAAATGAACGCTTGCGACCCGGGCAGGATGTGGTGATTACCGAAGTGATGTCACCCGATGCAGAACCCAAAACCAAAGCTATTAATACAGACGGTTAA
- a CDS encoding DUF481 domain-containing protein, translating to MGRYRLFPQIHYLIFLVLVSLTTFFGGAGDVCAGETAPAETLYLKDGQYFSGESIGFEDGNILFRLSDGQVRSIMLGVVDRLEYNSTEEESADSSSKEALLVNNENTALPPLPSVIDQVPVPDPLDASPMPEQENESHFKQVEEVCDQCWDYVEVWTKRMEIGGTFLAGNTDRDYVTTGLFLEKSDNDNMFEFEIGGRWGQSNGVRDANRWYGNATLDLARTTDWIVFVTNKNVYDEFENLDWRGTLSAGLGYRFINEKDKRLILRVGPGGTREIYNSPRLRRTTLDVFVEIEFRWPLSDHAQLEHKQTWTPSVDVAQILRVTTETGLLFKLDNKDRWNLRFGLLQVYNSFPNAGRKKSDYTGSVSLVYTRK from the coding sequence ATGGGTCGTTACCGACTCTTTCCCCAAATTCACTATTTGATTTTTCTGGTTTTAGTTTCGCTGACTACTTTTTTCGGTGGTGCTGGCGATGTCTGTGCCGGCGAGACTGCGCCAGCAGAGACCCTGTATCTGAAAGATGGACAATATTTTTCAGGTGAAAGCATCGGCTTTGAAGACGGGAATATTTTGTTTCGTCTTTCAGACGGACAGGTACGTTCGATTATGCTGGGTGTGGTTGATCGTCTTGAATACAACTCGACTGAAGAAGAGTCTGCAGACTCCTCATCGAAAGAAGCACTGTTGGTCAATAATGAGAATACAGCATTGCCACCACTGCCCTCAGTGATTGATCAGGTACCGGTCCCGGATCCATTGGATGCTTCGCCGATGCCAGAGCAAGAAAACGAGTCTCACTTTAAGCAGGTCGAAGAAGTCTGTGATCAATGTTGGGATTATGTTGAGGTCTGGACAAAACGGATGGAGATCGGGGGGACATTTCTGGCGGGAAATACCGACCGGGATTATGTAACCACTGGTCTATTCCTGGAAAAATCAGACAACGATAATATGTTTGAATTTGAAATTGGTGGCCGTTGGGGACAGTCGAACGGTGTCAGGGATGCCAATCGCTGGTATGGAAATGCGACTCTGGACCTGGCTCGAACTACAGATTGGATTGTCTTCGTAACGAATAAGAATGTGTATGATGAATTCGAAAATCTGGACTGGCGTGGTACACTTTCCGCTGGTTTAGGATATCGGTTTATTAACGAAAAAGACAAACGTCTGATTTTACGTGTTGGTCCTGGTGGAACGCGCGAAATTTATAATAGCCCCCGTTTACGCCGTACTACTTTAGATGTATTCGTGGAAATCGAATTCCGTTGGCCTCTTTCTGATCATGCTCAACTGGAACACAAACAGACCTGGACTCCCAGTGTGGATGTGGCGCAGATTTTACGTGTCACAACCGAAACTGGGTTGCTGTTCAAGTTGGATAATAAAGACCGCTGGAATCTGAGATTTGGTTTACTTCAGGTTTATAACTCGTTTCCGAACGCAGGCCGTAAGAAAAGCGATTACACAGGCAGTGTATCGTTGGTTTATACGCGAAAATGA